From Tripterygium wilfordii isolate XIE 37 chromosome 13, ASM1340144v1, whole genome shotgun sequence, the proteins below share one genomic window:
- the LOC120013266 gene encoding leucine-rich repeat extensin-like protein 3 yields the protein MEQINKRTLLLLLIFSSLISSSMSNYATLTKKYQIECTMCSSCKNPCGQDPPPPPPPVPVKSPPASTTICPPPPSPPSSGNYYYSPPPPSQYSYSSPPPPQGGGGGGSYYYPPPQNYGPAPPPPNPIVPYFPFYYHTPPPPSNSAPVKLIWSSVGYGVGSVLVWLCLF from the coding sequence ATGGAACAAATTAACAAAAGGACGCTCCTCTTACTTCTGATTTTCTCTTCCTTAATATCCTCATCAATGTCGAATTACGCGACTTTGACTAAAAAGTACCAGATCGAATGCACAATGTGCTCATCGTGCAAAAATCCATGTGGCCAAGACCCCCCACCGCCGCCGCCGCCGGTACCAGTAAAATCTCCGCCGGCCTCCACAACCATCTGTCCGCCGCCCCCGTCGCCGCCGAGCTCAGGCAATTACTACTACTCTCCACCACCTCCCTCTCAATACAGCTACTCCTCTCCACCACCGCCACAAGGCGGAGGCGGTGGAGGAAGTTACTATTATCCTCCTCCACAAAATTACGGGCCTGCACCGCCACCACCAAATCCAATTGTGCCTTACTTCCCTTTCTACTATCACACTCCTCCTCCACCATCTAATTCAGCACCTGTGAAGTTGATTTGGAGTTCTGTGGGATATGGTGTTGGTTCGGTACTTGTTTGGCTCTGTTTGTTTTGA
- the LOC120013337 gene encoding GATA transcription factor 15-like: MDPSEIGSESEETNRKNPDGEPSIGSPNEQGKKTCADCGTTKTPLWRGGPAGPKSLCNACGIRSRKKRRVILGPNKGQTDEKKARKANNNKLGDGLKQRLWALGRDVMMQRSTVEKQRRKLGEEEQAAVLLMALSCGSVYA; encoded by the exons ATGGATCCAAGTGAAATA GGATCAGAGTCCGAGGAAACAAATAGGAAAAATCCCGATGGAGAACCATCCATAGGGAGTCCAAACGAACAAGGCAAGAAGACATGTGCTGACTGTGGAACCACCAAGACTCCACTCTGGAGAGGCGGTCCAGCTGGTCCCAAG TCACTGTGTAACGCTTGTGGGATCAGGAGcagaaagaagaggagagtcATTTTGGGTCCTAACAAGGGACAAACAGACGAAAAGAAAGCCAGAAAAGCCAATAACAACAAGCTTGGTGATGGATTGAAGCAGAGATTGTGGGCACTGGGTAGGGATGTGATGATGCAGAGATCAACGGTGGAGAAGCAACGGAGGAAGCTAGGAGAGGAAGAACAGGCTGCTGTGCTATTGATGGCATTGTCTTGTGGTTCTGTTTATGCCTag
- the LOC120012781 gene encoding protein FAR1-RELATED SEQUENCE 11-like, whose translation MSEGTNMVMESSENGTDFSQDDTGTIEETPEDTILSRQTSVNLVPYIGQRFVSQEAAYEFYCSFAKQCGFSIRRHRTRGKDGVGRGVTRRDFTCHRGGYPQMKPSEDGKMQRNRKSSRCGCQAYMRIVKRADFDVPEWRVTGFSNIHNHELLKSNEVHLLPAYCAISPDDKSRICMFAKAGMSVRQMLRLMELEKGVKLGCLPFTELDVRNLLQSFRNVNRDNDAMDLISMCKKLKDENHNFKYDFKIDGNNRLERIAWSYASSVQSYEAFGDALVFDTTHRLDAYDMLLGIWIGVDNYGMTCFFGCALLCDENIQSFSWALKTFLGFMKGKAPQTILTDQNIWLKKAIAIEMPVTKHAFCIWHIIAKFSDWFSVLLGSSYDEWKAEFYRIYNLELVEDFEEDWIEMVNRFGLHTNRHIVSLYALRAFWGLAFLRRYFFAGMMNTCQSESINAFIQKILSAQSQLDCFLERVADIVDDYRAGSKQEMQRKVQKVSLKTGSPIESHAATVLTPYAFGKLQEQLVLAPQYASFLVNDCCFQIRHHTEVEGGCKVIWDPCQEHISCSCREFEFSGILCRHVLRVLSTNNCFHIPDQYLPTRWCSFQSTTTREHSERIQFLESMASSLLTESIETEERLETACEQISLVLSRIRDIPRPAPGVNAYCCPSDTLILPEVEDADRIVQSFTMGTVHDSITLGKLKERRSREGVDITRKQRHCSGPCCEHFGHDPSDCAVMGSDNLNGEALGYL comes from the exons ATGTCAGAGGGAACAAACATGGTGATGGAGTCTTCTGAAAATGGCACTGATTTTTCCCAGGATGATACTGGAACAATTGAGGAAACACCTGAAGACACAATATTGTCACGACAAACTTCTGTGAACCTTGTTCCATATATTGGACAGAGATTTGTCTCTCAAGAAGCAGCTTATGAATTTTATTGTAGTTTTGCGAAGCAATGTGGCTTTTCAATTAGACGTCACCGTACTCGTGGAAAGGATGGGGTTGGTCGGGGAGTTACGAGAAGGGATTTCACTTGCCATCGTGGTGGATATCCACAGATGAAACCATCTGAAGATGGAAAGATGCAAAGGAATCGTAAGTCATCACGCTGTGGTTGTCAAGCATACATGCGCATTGTGAAGCGCGCTGATTTTGATGTTCCTGAATGGCGTGTTACTGGCTTTAGCAACATCCACAACCATGAACTACTAAAATCAAATGAAGTGCATCTTCTTCCTGCATACTGTGCCATATCTCCTGATGACAAGAGTCGAATTTGCATGTTTGCAAAGGCTGGAATGTCTGTTCGACAAATGCTTAGATTGATGGAGTTAGAGAAAGGTGTAAAGCTTGGGTGTTTACCATTTACGGAACTAGATGTCAGAAACCTGCTACAAAGTTTCAGAAATGTAAATCGAGATAATGATGCTATGGATCTTATTTCAATGTGCAAGAAACTGAAGGATGAAAATCACAATTTCAAATATGACTTCAAAATAGATGGCAACAACCGGTTGGAGCGTATTGCCTGGTCTTATGCCTCATCAGTTCAATCATATGAGGCATTTGGAGATGCACTGGTATTTGACACTACCCACCGTCTCGATGCCTATGATATGTTATTAGGCATATGGATTGGAGTAGACAATTATGGGATGACATGTTTCTTTGGGTGTGCTCTTCTATGCGATGAAAATATACAGTCCTTTTCCTGGGCATTGAAG ACATTTTTGGGCTTTATGAAAGGAAAGGCTCCGCAGACAATACTAACTGACCAAAATATATGGTTGAAAAAGGCAATTGCTATTGAAATGCCTGTAACTAAGCATGCCTTTTGCATTTGGCACATCATCGCAAAGTTCTCGGATTGGTTTTCTGTACTGCTTGGGTCATCATATGATGAGTGGAAAGCTGAGTTTTATCGGATTTATAATCTTGAATTGGTGGAAGATTTTGAGGAGGATTGGATTGAGATGGTTAATAGATTTGGACTCCATACGAATAGGCACATTGTCAGCTTATATGCACTACGAGCATTCTGGGGTTTAGCATTCTTGAGGCGTTACTTCTTTGCAGGGATGATGAATACTTGTCAGTCGGAATCAATTAATGCCTTTATTCAAAAAATTCTGAGCGCTCAGTCTCAACTGGATTGTTTCTTGGAGCGA GTGGCTgatattgttgatgattatcgGGCTGGATCAAAGCAAGAGATGCAACGTAAAGTGCAGAAAGTTTCCTTGAAAACGGGTTCCCCAATCGAATCCCATGCTGCCACCGTTCTGACTCCTTATGCTTTTGGTAAACTTCAGGAGCAACTTGTGCTGGCTCCACAGTATGCATCTTTTCTGGTAAATGATTGTTGTTTCCAAATTAGACACCATACTGAAGTTGAGGGAGGGTGCAAAGTGATTTGGGATCCCTGTCAAGAGCACATAAGTTGTAGTTGCCGTGAATTTGAGTTTTCTGGCATCTTATGTCGGCATGTCCTACGTGTTCTATCAACTAATAACTGTTTTCATATTCCAGACCAATATCTCCCCACCCGCTGGTGTTCCTTTCAGTCTACAACAACAAGAGAGCACTCTGAGAGGATTCAGTTTTTAGAGTCAATGGCTTCCTCACTTTTGACAGAATCTATTGAAACAGAGGAACGCCTGGAGACTGCTTGTGAGCAAATTTCCCTAGTATTATCTCGAATTAGAGACATTCCTAGGCCAGCACCTGGTGTCAATGCCTATTGTTGTCCATCTGACACATTAATTTTACCGGAGGTGGAAGATGCTGATAGAATTGTTCAGAGTTTCACAATGGGCACCGTGCATGATTCTATCACTCTGGGAAAGCTGAAAGAGAGAAGATCAAGAGAGGGAGTTGATATTACTAGAAAGCAAAGGCATTGTTCTGGGCCTTGCTGTGAACATTTTGGACATGATCCTTCAGACTGTGCAGTAATGGGAAGTGATAATCTGAATGGAGAGGCACTTGGGTATTTGTAG